The proteins below come from a single Balaenoptera ricei isolate mBalRic1 chromosome 17, mBalRic1.hap2, whole genome shotgun sequence genomic window:
- the KLF10 gene encoding Krueppel-like factor 10, which produces MLNFGASLQQAAEERMEMISERSKESMYSWNKTAEKSDFEAVEALMSMSCSWKSDFKKYIESRPVTPVSDMSEEENLLPGTPDFHTVPAFCLTPPYSPSDFEPCQVSNLMAPAPSTGHFKSLSDTAKPHIAAAPFKEEKSLVPAPKLPKAQATSVIRHTADAQLCNHRSCPVKAASILNYQDNSFRRRTHLNAEAARKNIPCAAVSPNRSKRERDTVADVEEKASAALYDFSVPSSETVICRSQPVPMSPQQKSVLVSPPAVSTGGVPPMPVICQMVPLPANNPVVTTVVPSTPPSQPPAVCPPVVFMGTQVPKGAVMFVVPQPVVQNPKPPVVSPNGTRLSPIAPAPGFSPSAAKITPQIDSSRIRSHICSHPGCGKTYFKSSHLKAHMRTHTGEKPFSCSWKGCERRFARSDELSRHRRTHTGEKKFACPMCDRRFMRSDHLTKHARRHLSAKKLPNWQMEVSKLNDITLPPTPAPTQ; this is translated from the exons GAGGAAAGAATGGAAATGATTTCTGAAAGATCAAAAGAGAGTATGTATTCCTGGAACAAAACTGCAGAGAAAAGTGACTTTGAAGCCGTAGAAGCACTTATGTCAATGAGCTGCAGTTGGAAGTCtgattttaagaaatacattGAAAGCAGACCCGTTACTCCAGTGTCTGATATGTCAGAGGAAGAGAATCTGCTTCCTGGTACACCTGATTTTCATACAGTCCCAGCATTT TGTTTGACTCCACCTTACAGTCCCTCTGACTTTGAACCCTGTCAAGTGTCAAATCTGATGGCACCAGCGCCATCTACTGGACACTTCAAATCATTGTCAGATACTGCCAAGCCTCACATTGCTGCTGCACCTTTCAAAGAGGAGAAGAGCCTAGTACCTGCCCCCAAACTCCCCAAGGCTCAGGCAACAAGTGTGATTCGTCATACAGCTGATGCCCAGCTGTGTAACCACCGATCTTGCCCAGTGAAAGCAGCCAGCATCCTTAACTATCAGGACAATTCTTTTCGAAGAAGAACCCACCTAAATGCTGAGGCTGCAAGAAAAAACATACCTTGTGCAGCTGTGTCACCAAACAGATCCAAACGTGAGAGAGACACAGTGGCAGATGTTGAAGAGAAAGCAAGTGCTGCACTTTATGACTTTTCTGTGCCTTCCTCAGAGACAGTAATCTGTAGATCTCAGCCGGTCCCCATGTCCCCACAACAAAAGTCGGTCTTAGTCTCTCCACCTGCAGTATCAACAGGTGGAGTGCCACCTATGCCCGTCATCTGCCAGATGGTTCCCCTCCCTGCAAACAACCCAGTTGTGACAACAGTCGTCCCCAGCACTCCACCCAGTCAGCCGCCAGCCGTCTGCCCACCTGTTGTATTCATGGGCACTCAGGTGCCCAAAGGCGCCGTCATGTTTGTTGTACCCCAGCCCGTTGTTCAGAACCCAAAGCCTCCAGTGGTGAGCCCAAATGGCACCAGACTCTCTCCCATTGCCCCTGCTCCAGGGTTTTCTCCTTCAGCAGCAAAAATCACTCCTCAGATTGACTCATCAAGGATAAGAAGTCACATCTGTAGCCATCCAGGATGTGGCAAGACGTactttaaaagttctcatctgAAGGCCCACATGAGAACACATACAG GAGAAAAACCTTTTAGCTGTAGCTGGAAAGGTTGTGAAAGGAGGTTTGCCCGTTCAGATGAACTGTCCAGACACCGACGAACCCACACAGGTGAGAAGAAATTCGCCTGTCCCATGTGTGACCGGCGGTTCATGAGGAGCGACCATTTGACCAAACATGCCCGGCGCCATCTGTCAGCCAAGAAGCTACCAAACTGGCAGATGGAAGTGAGCAAGTTAAATGACATTACCCTACCTCCAACCCCTGCTCCCACACAGTGA